In Cygnus atratus isolate AKBS03 ecotype Queensland, Australia chromosome 14, CAtr_DNAZoo_HiC_assembly, whole genome shotgun sequence, the DNA window cgacggggacggggacgagGACGGGTGTTGGTGGCagtgctcagccctgctcccgTGCCCCtggcaggaggaagcagcagagcatgGAGGCGGAGGAGGCCCGGCAGCGCCTGAAGGAGCAGTCCATCTTCGTGAGTGCCCCCGTGGGGACGCGGAtgggggctctgggggtggCGGTGCTGGAGGTGGCGGTGCTGAGGGTGGCAGTGACGGTGGCATTTCTTGGCAGGGGGAGCAGCAAGAGGAGGACGACAGGCAGCAGCTCCGGAAATCGGAGTCGGAGGTGGAGGTGAGCGCAGCAGCGCCCTGCCCGGTGCCGGTCTCCGCTCCCCAAGCTGGATGGGACCTGGAGCGGGTCACGTCCGCCCGGCCGGGGGTGCCCCCCACGGGACGAGGGTCCCAgcctgccccctccccgcaggAGGCCGCTGCCATCATCGCCCAGCGACCCGACAACCCCCGGGACTTCTTCAAGCAGCAGGAGCGGGTGGCATCGGGCAGCAGCGACGCCATCTCACCGGGCAGCCACAGGAcaggtgaggggctggggggggcacggggggccATGGAGCAGGTGAGTGCGGTGCCACGGGGGTGTCCGCAGCTCACTGGGTCACAGAGGGATCGGGTGTCCCCTCTGCTGTCCCTTTGGCTGTGATTTTGGGTTCTGGGGGTATCGCTGCGGTcatcctgctcagcaccaccacagcTCCTCAAGTGGCCTCGCGTCTTCTTGCGCCTCCAGGGGGGTGCTGCAAAGAGGGGAGGGCTCATTCCTCATCCTGCTCGCTGCTGGGTGCCCTCTGCCCACCCGTCTGCTGGCACGCAGGGTGGCGGCGTGGTCCGGCTGTGGGGACAGCTTGGGGACCGGGCGGTGGCTTGGGAAAGAAGCTCTGGAAGCTACAAAGGGCAGCGGTGGGactggggcaggggggcagaAGTGGGGCGCCTGGTGTGCCCCCGGCTGAGTGTGTGTGGGGCACCCCTTGTGCCCCGTGGTGCTGTGCCCGCCCCAGGGTCCCTGGTGCCAGGGCAAGTGTGTGCAACAGGGCAGGGCGCCTCTTTTGGGGTCTGGGTGCTGCCAGCTGGCCCTGGCAGTGGGGCTGGCCCTGCCGAGGGCTCtctgtggggtgggggtggctgGCAGGGGGTGCCCTACGGGGGGCTGGGCTGCCCCACAACGTGGGGTGCGGCCCTGGGGCTCCGCTTGTGGCTTtagggcaggggctggctgttCTTGGGGTGGGCGCCGCCGGCCGTGGGGCTGTGCCGTGGGTCAGGCTGCGGGCTGTGCCGTGGGGCTGTGCCGTGGGGCTGTGccgtggggctgtgctgtgtgtTCTTGTCGTGGGGCTGTGCCGTGGGGCCGTGCCTTGGAGCGATGTGCGCACTGTGGGTCGTGCTGTGGGCTGTGTTGTGGGGTCGTGCTGTGGGGCCGTGCTGGGCCTGAGCGAACAGAAGGCCCCGTGTCCTGTGGCTGTGTCCTGGCCTCTCTCCCCACCTGGCCACTTGATGCTGCCTCCTGTCCTGCCGTCCTGCCATCCTGCCgtcctgctgtcctgctgtCCTGCTCTCCCGCCGTCCTCCATCCCGCTGTCAGTGCTGCCTCCCCCCCGTCCTTTCCATCCCGGTGCCCCggtgccccggccccgccgagcaGGGACTGACCcatctctctgctctctctctctccgtccgtctgtctgtctgtctttctttctctcgGCAGGTCGTCTGCACTGTCCTTTCATAAAGACAGCTGACAGTGGGCcgccttcttcctcctcctcctcctcctcccccccacgGACCCCCTTCCCCTATATCTCCTGTCACCGCACCCcaaatctctcctctttcttcccatGTAGGTAGCTGGGAGCCCCCTGGGCACGCAGTCCCCCCTGGGGCCGAGCCCCGCACCCCTCCCCAACCCCTCCACGCACTGGGCCCGGGGCACGAGGACGGAGCCGTGGGACTGACGGCCGAGCCAGCACCCACCCACGGGCACCCCGAGGGGACCGTGCGCCCTGTatggccggggctgccccgtggGACAGGCTGTGCCCGGGGACAAACGGGGACAGGGCAGAGCcgtgcccagggaggtgatgcGGTGCCAGTGGGGCAGCGAGGGATGGACGAGGCTGTGCTCAGGACCGTGCCTATGGGGCCGAAGGGGCCAtgtggggctgtgccccctggctggggggggggggggcggagcgGGCACAGCGCGGTGCCTGCGGAGAGGAGAGGCTGCGCCGGGGCGATGTGCGGGCAGGGCCAGCGTGTGCTGCGACAGGGATCGGGGCTGCGGCTGTGTGGGGACACCCGGGGGGGGCTCGGGTCttgcagcacccatgggtgcctcCCCGCTGCTCCGCAGGAAGGCGATGAGGCGGCGGCAGGTAGGTGGCGGCGTGCGTTTGTCACCCGGTGGCCGGGCTGGCGCGGGGCAGGAGCacgggcggccccggggcgctgGATCCCCCTCCCTACATGGgtaccccccccaccccaagccGTGTCTCCCTTGTCCGCAGGCAGCCAGTCGGACGCCTACCGAAAGGCTTCGGCagtgggctgcagcccctgcgaGTCCAGCCCGGCCTCCACGCCGCTGGGCCAGCAGGGCGCCCGCGGCTTGGCCGAAGAGACGCCAGCAACGCCCAAAGGTGGGCGCGGGGCTGGCGGGCTGCCCGAAGTCCCCACAGACCCTACAAACCTCTGTGTGCCCCCCCGGTGCATCCCCTGCCGCCCCCGGGTCCCCTTTGCATCGCTCAGCGCATCCCCGCCGCCCCTTCTGTATCGCCCGGCGCATCCCCTGCGGCTCGGCCGCGTCCCCGCCGTCTGCGCCACGTCCCCCGTGcgtctctgctgctccccgcCACTGCGCCTGTCGTCGCTGCTGCATCCCTCGTGTATCTGCTGCGTCCCCCCCATGCACCCCTGCCAGCTCCGgtgcaaccccccccccccagtgcatCCCCACCATATCTGGTGCATCCTGCAGAACATCCCCGCTGCATCCCCACCAATCTCCATCCCTGCTACATTCCCAACCACCTCCATCCCCGCTGTCCCCACTCCATTTCGCCCCCCCGTACACCTCGGCCATCTCTGCTGCATCCCCCCTACATCCTCGCTGTCCCTCTGCACCCTCTGCTGCATCCCTGCTGTATCCTTCACACCCCGGTGCATCCCTGCTTTCCCTTCTGCGTCTCCcagccacccccaccccaccccaccccacccctaCCAGGGACCACCGATCCCCTCTGCGCCCCCAGGTGATCATCTTACCCCACACCATGTCCTGTAAGTCCCTTGGTGCGTGCCATCGGTCCCCTCgctgcccagccagccccccccatcccctcagcATCTCCCAACCCAAAGaccccatccccgtccccaggtgccccccagccctgcccgggggCGTTGTGCCCCCGCTGACTGCTGTCCCCCCATCCCCTTGCAGACTCCCCAAGCCCCAGCAGCGCCCAGGTGGCCGAGCCAGCGGTGGCCGAGCAGCACTGGCCCTTCCCGGGCCCCGAGGACAAAACCGCGGAGCCCCCGGGGGACGAGCCCGACCCCAGGCCGGCGTGGGCAGCCCCTGACGCCCTGGGGGACCTGGTGACCCTGGAGCCCACCGACCCATCCCCGCTGCCCGCGGCGGCCGAGCCGCAGCCCACGGTGCCGCCCGGCGCTGCCGAGCCCCTCATCGAGCTGTGGCAGAGCGACGGCGCCGCCACCGCCTGGCCCCTGCCCGTCGCCCCCACGCCCGCCCCCGAGGgacccccggccgcccccgaCGAGGGGCCGCTGCTGAGCCTGGACGAGctgcccgagccccccgccACCTTCTGCGACGCAGAGcgggaggagatggaggaagaggaggaggaggaagaggaggaggccaTTGCAGGGGGCCCCCACCCGGCGGGGCTCGGCTACCAGGACGCCGGCCCGGGCCACGAGCCCCCCCTCATCACCAACGGGGAGATGGCCCCCAAGGACGGCACGCCGGGCCGCAGCGAGCAGGTGAGCGTGGCCGGGGGCGAGCACCGCGGGGGTCTTGGCACCGTGTCTGTGTTTGGTGGGGGTCCTGACCGCGGTGGCACTGTTGTGTCTCCCCAATAACCACCCCCAGGCCAGCGAGGGCTACTTCAGCCAgtcccaggaggaggaggtgctgcagcccgAGGAGCCATCGGCCAAAGCCCCCCAGCCCGTCTTCTACAACAAGCCCCCAGGTGAGTGGGGACGAGGtttgaggggtggggggggtggggggggggtgcctGTGTCCCCGTTACGGGGGTCCCTGACCCCCccaccctgtccccacagaGATCGACATCACGTGCTGGGACGCAGACCCGCTgcccgaggaggaggagagcttCGGGGGCGGCGTGTAAGGCTGGCCCCCGCTGCTGGCGCACGCAGCCAGGCCCCTGCTGATTCGGGGTGCGAGCGGCCGCGGCCaggggccggccccggccccctccccgctgGGGCCCCGCAGGATGAGGCCTCCGGGCGGGagccggcgggggggggggccgccccGTAGCACCCCCGCCCCGGGGCACCTTTTACAGCTCccccccttctctttctctctctctcttttttaagtTGTCGGTAGGAGACGTGTCAGCCCCCCCATGACCCCCCGTTagttgcccccc includes these proteins:
- the DBN1 gene encoding drebrin isoform X2, producing the protein MAGVGFAAHRLELLASYQDVIGEDSPTDWALYTYEDGSDDLKLAASGGGGLLELSGHFEIQKVMYGFCSVKDPQAVLPKYVLVNWVGEDVPDARKCACASHVAKIAEFFQGVDVIVNASSVEDIDPGAIGQRLSNGLARVSSPVLHRLRLREDENAEPVGTSYQKTDATVEMKRLNREQFWEQAKKEEELRKEEERKKALDARLRFEQERMEQERLEQEERERRYREREEQIEEHRRKQQSMEAEEARQRLKEQSIFGEQQEEDDRQQLRKSESEVEEAAAIIAQRPDNPRDFFKQQERVASGSSDAISPGSHRTGSQSDAYRKASAVGCSPCESSPASTPLGQQGARGLAEETPATPKDSPSPSSAQVAEPAVAEQHWPFPGPEDKTAEPPGDEPDPRPAWAAPDALGDLVTLEPTDPSPLPAAAEPQPTVPPGAAEPLIELWQSDGAATAWPLPVAPTPAPEGPPAAPDEGPLLSLDELPEPPATFCDAEREEMEEEEEEEEEEAIAGGPHPAGLGYQDAGPGHEPPLITNGEMAPKDGTPGRSEQASEGYFSQSQEEEVLQPEEPSAKAPQPVFYNKPPEIDITCWDADPLPEEEESFGGGV
- the DBN1 gene encoding drebrin isoform X1, with the translated sequence MAGVGFAAHRLELLASYQDVIGEDSPTDWALYTYEDGSDDLKLAASGGGGLLELSGHFEIQKVMYGFCSVKDPQAVLPKYVLVNWVGEDVPDARKCACASHVAKIAEFFQGVDVIVNASSVEDIDPGAIGQRLSNGLARVSSPVLHRLRLREDENAEPVGTSYQKTDATVEMKRLNREQFWEQAKKEEELRKEEERKKALDARLRFEQERMEQERLEQEERERRYREREEQIEEHRRKQQSMEAEEARQRLKEQSIFGEQQEEDDRQQLRKSESEVEEAAAIIAQRPDNPRDFFKQQERVASGSSDAISPGSHRTGSQSDAYRKASAVGCSPCESSPASTPLGQQGARGLAEETPATPKDSPSPSSAQVAEPAVAEQHWPFPGPEDKTAEPPGDEPDPRPAWAAPDALGDLVTLEPTDPSPLPAAAEPQPTVPPGAAEPLIELWQSDGAATAWPLPVAPTPAPEGPPAAPDEGPLLSLDELPEPPATFCDAEREEMEEEEEEEEEEAIAGGPHPAGLGYQDAGPGHEPPLITNGEMAPKDGTPGRSEQASEGYFSQSQEEEVLQPEEPSAKAPQPVFYNKPPVLCTSSTKKMKKQKKKQRNNNNNNK
- the DBN1 gene encoding drebrin isoform X3, whose product is MAGVGFAAHRLELLASYQDVIGEDSPTDWALYTYEDGSDDLKLAASGGGGLLELSGHFEIQKVMYGFCSVKDPQAVLPKYVLVNWVGEDVPDARKCACASHVAKIAEFFQGVDVIVNASSVEDIDPGAIGQRLSNGLARVSSPVLHRLRLREDENAEPVGTSYQKTDATVEMKRLNREQFWEQAKKEEELRKEEERKKALDARLRFEQERMEQERLEQEERERRYREREEQIEEHRRKQQSMEAEEARQRLKEQSIFGEQQEEDDRQQLRKSESEVEEAAAIIAQRPDNPRDFFKQQERVASGSSDAISPGSHRTDSPSPSSAQVAEPAVAEQHWPFPGPEDKTAEPPGDEPDPRPAWAAPDALGDLVTLEPTDPSPLPAAAEPQPTVPPGAAEPLIELWQSDGAATAWPLPVAPTPAPEGPPAAPDEGPLLSLDELPEPPATFCDAEREEMEEEEEEEEEEAIAGGPHPAGLGYQDAGPGHEPPLITNGEMAPKDGTPGRSEQASEGYFSQSQEEEVLQPEEPSAKAPQPVFYNKPPVLCTSSTKKMKKQKKKQRNNNNNNK